attatataataaagttatgcatttaagtcataattttaattaaatctaattaaatattttaaattcacGTATTTGTTATagctttttttccttttattcttttttttattatcttttttttgttattatcatTACTAACAATATTatactttatctttttttttttttcatttgaatttctttttcttcttcttcttttttcttctcctcatccatcatcatcatcatcattatgaTCACCATCGTTatcatcatatttttttttatacatattgTCATTATTGTTATcgtcattattgttattgttattattgaatttttgcCATGTTGATGATGTTTTCTaatccaaaattgattttcgaTGTATTTTTATTCATGATTCAATCTTATTTGTGTAATTATTTTCGAACTGAGTTAATTGTGTCATAATTATTatgtaattttggttcatttttgagttaattatgTTATAATCCATTATGagatttcggttcatttctgagttaattgtaTCACAATCATtatataattttggttcatttctgaGTGAATTAAGGTATATTTGAACTCGTTGTCCTACACAATTCAAAACCCTTTCTCCTCTTTATTAAGGTGTATTTGGTCTCGTTGTCCTGCACAATTTAAAATCCTTTCTCCTCAtctttttctgctttttttttcttcattatcatatttttcttcttcatattcaccttcttattttattttataaaaattcttttttatttactctttttttgagaggaataaaactaagaaaaagagaataatatATATGTGCTTATTTTCGAGTTGAGTTTATGTGTCGAAATCATTATAATAAATTTCAGctcattttttagttaattgtATCGCAATTGTtatgtaatttcggttcatttatgagttaattgtgtcgcaattattatataatttcgaTTCATTTCCGAGTGAATTAAGGTGTATTTGGATTTGTTGTcctgcacaattcaaaactctttttcctatttttcctcatcttctactcttctcatcttctttttcttcttcatcttctccttcttatttcattttctcaatttttttatttattcaaatttaacaCAATTTATAAGTTTATGTGTTCAATTTGAGTTTAGCTCTTGGACAAAGTCTTAGAAAATcagtaaaattaaataaaaaaatataaaaaataatcaatacaataaatattttttaaaatattttacaaagaCAGAGAAAAAAAGCATTTCATCAACATTCACAAccttagaaaataaaatctcCCAAACAGTTCTAATatgaattctaaatttaataTAAGATACCATGAATATACTCTTTTTGTCTAaaaggtattttttttaaatttcttctaTTGTAGTTAAATTCTACTCAATTGAActtgtaaaaatttttaagtttatcttgaaaatgttttattattaatattcatTGCTTCTTAAACATGCagattctttattattattctctacttctctttctttttgagtTAATTAAGTTGCAATCATTATGTAATTTCAGTTCACTTCTGAGTTAATTATGTCGGAATCATTAtataattttggtttattttttagtgaattAAGGTGTATTTGAACTTGATGTcttacataatttaaaattctttctcttcattttctatTGCAATAATAACGATAATAACAACAGCAAAAGAATGACGATGGAAATAAAAccacgaagaagaagaaggaaaaggagaagaagaaagaaaagaaagaggagaaaaagaaaaaaagcacaaagaagaagaaaacaacgaCGACAACGACATAATGTAGCGCGTGTAATTATATTCTTTTTAATAAGAGTAATTTTTATTggtatttaatatatttagttGAATTTAGATGATGACTTATTGTTTGAATGTGTAGTAAATGCGATAAAAATGTAAGTTGCTCTAAAGTCTAAACTGTGGaaggaaattaagaaaaaaatatttttttttttatcaatcgACCATATTAAATTTCTTTTACTCATTTTGctataaaatattttgagaGTATAATTTATTGTTGGGCATTTGTCTTgttactaattaaaaaaatataagaaaagagggtagaaaagaaaaaaagaaaagaaaagaaaagcaagaaagaagGATTAGCATTTGAGTTTTGAGGCGAAGTGAGGAGAACAGAGAAGGAGTAGTGTGGCTgcaagaggaggaggagaagaagaagaagacaaccCTGACATCACAAACTCACAGATCTATTGCTTTCTGCTTCTGTCAATTCGTTCATCCAGTTCCGCGTAACTTCTCAATTTCCATTTGCCCTTTTTTTAAATCTTACTCCGCAATAATTTCGTTTTCCTGAGGCCAAAACACAAGCTTCAATCGTCATTTCCAATTGATGTATTCAATATTGCGATACTTTAGACTTGTGCACTCTGCGATTTTCAACTGATGAAGCTTCTTTAGTGTTATTtcaagatttatttatttaattaatttgcgTGTGCGTGTGTGGTTTTGTTAGGGCTCTGTCGTGGTTCACTGTTGGTTCTGTTTCATGAAATTGAAACCCTAATGGCAAGCCATCAAGGGAAAGTTCCTCCTTCGAATGGGTCTGTGTATGTATGCAACTTGCCTTTTGGCACTGACGAAACCATGTTGGCCGAGTATTTTGGCACCATTGGTTTGATCAAGGTATGGATTGGATGCACCTATACTTCAAAATTTGTACTATCttattgttttgatttcattattattattattataaaaaaaaacggaaatttgccttttcttttgttaatacATAATATTGATGTTATATTGTTAATGTATTTGTATGTAAAATGATGTTATTTTAATCTGTGCAAAGCAAGGTTTTATTTggggtttatatatatatatatatgaatatgaaGACTGAATCACACAATAATTTGGAATTTTTGATGAATTGATTGATGTTTATTGCATTTCTGCCCCCTTCTATATCCTTTGCATGATATTCTCTTTCTGAACAATTGGTCCTATTTCATCTGATGTTTTGCAGAAAGATAAACGGACCGGGAGGCCTAAAATATGGTTATATCGAGACAAAGAGACTAATGAACCAAAGGGAGATGCGACTGTAACATATGAAGATCCGCATGCCGCTGTAGCTGCTGTTGAATGGTTTAACAACAAGGATTTTCATGGTAGTACAATTGGAGTTTTTATAGCTGAGTCAAAAAACAAAGACGAGCAAGCCTATAATTCAGTGGCAGAACCGGCTGTTGCTGGTAATGTTGGTGGGCTAGAGGAAACTACTAGAGATGTTAATGGGGGTAGTGGAAGAGGTAGAGGTCAAATTGATTCTTCAGGCAAGGCTTGGCAACAAGAGGGCGATTGGTTGTGTCCGAATACCAGGTCTGTGATATATGAGATTGGTGAGCAGCTCTTTCTTGCTCTTTTAATCGCTGTGGAAGTGCTCGTCCAGTTGGTGCTGCTGGTGTTGCTGGGGGTGGTGGTCGTGGCAAGGGACGTGCCAGTCAAGGTCAAGAGTCAGGGGGTGTTGGCCGTCCAGTTACCGGGGGACTCTTTGGGCCGAATGACTGGCCTTGTCCAATGTATGATTTATACACATTGCTCTcacattctctttcttttttgtctAATTCCTCTATAACCAGTTTTCATTCAGAATTTctcttttaaattcaattttattaggaGTAATAATTTGTAGAGTTTCATTAAGTACAAAACATGCTGATTACTTGCTTAGCTACATACGTTCATCAATTTATTACATGTTTTCTTATAATGGTTAGGAAGTAGCTTAGGCAAACTTTTTAAACAGGTAGATTGGTACATGATTGTGAGATATATGTTCATATGTATGGTACATAATCTAACCTGTATATGTGCATAAAGATGACTGAAACAGGTGTTACTGCTTCCTTTATTTGGTGCCGATTCATTGTGAATGCTTTTGCACTTAATAAGTTTAGCGTCATGATATTTGCCAATTTTAATGAGAAAGTTTAGATGCCACCTTATGTATAGGATCCATATTGCAGTGCATTTTGTCTTAAATATCAGTTTTGGCATATCCCAACCTAGTCTTAGCATCCCATGAGAAAGAGCCCCTGCTATTCCAGTTATCTGTAACTTGTATAGGAAGGAACAATTGTGTGACTGAATGTAAATCTGGATGCCTTTGCAAATTCAATTGAGGTCAGTTGGTTCTGTCACAACTTTGTGTTTAGCTATAGATTATAGGATGATACACTAAAATTGACCTCTGGTTTTATTCGAAAAAATACCAGTGAGGTAAGCAATTATTCCTTTGACTCGTGTGTTATCCTTTTTTTTATGGTTATGTGGCCCTATTTTCTAATTGTCATCTGTCCTTACGGGACAGTTGATTTTACATTTTCCCTGCATTTTTATTCCAGTTGTTACAATATAGGTGGCATTGTTGCTAACTATTGGCGGCACGGAGGTTATGCATGTTGGTTATGATCTGTGGTGATTTCTATCATCACCTGTTGTCTTTGTTATTCCCAAAATTTATTCATTCACatgtattttgttatttttacaCATTGCCTGTGGTAGTTATTCCTAACACTCAAACTTGGACACAAACGTGTCCCTGTAgttcttttttcaaatattaattcAGTGTAATGATTTCTGTTTCTTGTGCTCTTTTTCCTTTAGGTGTGGTAACATCAATTGGGCGAAGCGGACTAAATGCAATATTTGCAATACAAATAAGCCTGGCCACAATGAGGGTGGTGTAAGGTAGTGTGTCCAATATATTCTCTTTCTCTGGTGATAGGAGATATAAGACTGTGTGATTAGTTTGCACTGACAATTTATAGGATAACGAAGTTTCAGTTATTGATTCAGTTTTTTCTTTGTTAGTCCTGTTTATTTTGATtagaaatttcaaaatatcatattTGCCATATCATACTTCTTCCCGTCATTTTAATTATGATGTCGCATTAAATGTCCACCTTACCGTTCATCTCGTTTCACTTCATTTATTATGAAACCGTCAGAATGACTATGCTAACTTATGGATTGTTTTCTCTAACCTAACAGAGGAGGGCGAGGTGGAGGTTACAAAGAGctggatgaagaagaaattgaggaAACTAGACGTCGTAGGCGGGAGGCTGAAGTAAGATTGATTAAAAGTTAGATTCATACAAGTTATGGATGATACCCTGGTTTTTATGATCTTGCTTGTTTAATGTCAGGATGATGGGGAGTTGTATGATGAATTTGGAAATCTTAAGAAGAAATTCCGTGCTAAAACACAGCAGGCTGAAGCTGCAAGAGTGCTTCCTGGTTCAGGGCGTGCTGGGTGGGAGGTTGAGGACCTAGGTATTCATATACATTCATGATCacatatcttttatatttccTCTTGATATTTCAGTTTCATTTTCCCTTTTTAGCAGCCTTGTTTCTCAGACTTTATGTCAACTGTTGTTTGTCATTATATCTGATTTTCCTTTCAAACCATGCATGGGACTAAATTTAAAGTGGTTGTTGGTAATCTTGCTGTACATATACCAGTTAACTGTTGGACTCTACTTCCAAAGTCCTacataaaactaaataaaagtgGTTGTTAAGGCGCAATGGCGTTGTTTGATTCATATAGCCAACCCCATCTAGTGGGATAAGgctttgttattgttgttgttagttTCGGAGCATATTGCAAGGACTTACGGAGGATTGCCTTGTTAACTTGGCTCTCATTGTTAAGTCCTGTGAGGATATTTAGAGCTCTTAGTTTCAAGTTAGAATACCTAATTCATCAAAAGAGAGCTAAGTTATTATGATGCAGTGACTGGTGATCATTGACGAGTTCAAATGAAGTTATGAATTGGTTCGGATGGCATTAACCAAGTGACAATGTAAAtaccaatggcagggattgacaGGGATTCCAGAGAAAGAAGTAGAGACAGGGTGAGAGATCGTAATGATGGGGAGAGCAGGAACAGAGATCGAAATGAAAAAGAGAGGCCAAGCAGTCGGATCAGAGAGAGGGACAGGGGAAGGGATCGTGACTGGGATTACGATGATCGAGATAGAGATTATGGCCGCGATCGAGACCGGGACCGGGGTAGGC
The genomic region above belongs to Arachis duranensis cultivar V14167 chromosome 3, aradu.V14167.gnm2.J7QH, whole genome shotgun sequence and contains:
- the LOC107477166 gene encoding transcription initiation factor TFIID subunit 15, which gives rise to MASHQGKVPPSNGSVYVCNLPFGTDETMLAEYFGTIGLIKKDKRTGRPKIWLYRDKETNEPKGDATVTYEDPHAAVAAVEWFNNKDFHGSTIGVFIAESKNKDEQAYNSVAEPAVAGNVGGLEETTRDVNGGSGRGRGQIDSSGKAWQQEGDWLCPNTSCSFNRCGSARPVGAAGVAGGGGRGKGRASQGQESGGVGRPVTGGLFGPNDWPCPMCGNINWAKRTKCNICNTNKPGHNEGGVRGGRGGGYKELDEEEIEETRRRRREAEDDGELYDEFGNLKKKFRAKTQQAEAARVLPGSGRAGWEVEDLGIDRDSRERSRDRVRDRNDGESRNRDRNEKERPSSRIRERDRGRDRDWDYDDRDRDYGRDRDRDRGRHRH